A part of Ignavibacteriales bacterium genomic DNA contains:
- a CDS encoding PQQ-like beta-propeller repeat protein has product MTAKKFLFKNFQPLKYFIFSLTCVVFAVMLTSCEQNPTAPNEPPKPPGYQEDIYWPSLADSPWPMEHHDPQNTGRSQFSGPSKGIIEWKIEIPRYGSSDDTFLSAVNSFDSTIYVVSSNDVEYPYSFLYAINFSGNIKWKFPLPYDDEPTGENSTPAIVKSDGIIHTADRRGNVYAINSEGKLIWKVKLNGIVLGKMVVDKEGYLYCITQFGLVYAISKEGSVIWELELPDAFAGNSSSVSCSPDGNTIYIATNRISAISKSGLLLWETSEVSGAIYHSPLIDSKGNIYFYSDADSLHGFLSMDKNSITRYAYDDMFFVWANPTMDRNGNIYIANEPDIISLDYNGNLRWRLTNVFYGSSISCDKDGRVYFVDGLGTLKCIDSEGQVIWEIPNIGRAYESLTIANNKLYFGAISDSRKYFYCIK; this is encoded by the coding sequence ATGACAGCAAAAAAGTTTCTGTTCAAAAACTTCCAGCCCCTAAAGTATTTTATCTTTAGTCTTACTTGTGTTGTATTTGCAGTGATGCTGACAAGCTGCGAACAAAACCCCACCGCCCCAAACGAACCGCCAAAACCTCCCGGTTACCAGGAGGATATTTACTGGCCCAGCCTTGCAGATAGCCCCTGGCCTATGGAACACCACGATCCGCAGAATACAGGACGAAGTCAATTCAGCGGACCCTCGAAAGGCATAATTGAATGGAAAATAGAAATACCAAGATATGGCTCGAGCGATGATACTTTTTTATCCGCAGTTAATTCATTTGATTCCACCATCTATGTTGTTTCCTCTAATGATGTCGAATATCCTTATAGTTTTTTATATGCGATCAATTTTTCAGGAAATATTAAATGGAAATTCCCACTTCCGTATGATGATGAACCTACTGGTGAAAATAGCACTCCGGCAATTGTGAAATCAGATGGAATAATTCATACTGCTGACCGTAGAGGAAATGTATATGCGATTAACTCTGAAGGAAAATTGATATGGAAAGTAAAATTGAATGGGATTGTGTTGGGCAAGATGGTTGTTGATAAAGAGGGGTATCTTTATTGTATAACTCAATTTGGTCTTGTATATGCAATTTCAAAGGAAGGGAGTGTAATATGGGAATTGGAATTGCCTGATGCATTCGCTGGTAATTCTAGTTCTGTAAGTTGCTCACCCGACGGTAATACCATATATATTGCAACTAATAGAATTAGTGCTATAAGTAAATCTGGTTTGCTCCTATGGGAAACCTCGGAAGTATCTGGCGCTATATATCACTCCCCCCTGATTGATTCAAAAGGAAACATATATTTTTATAGTGACGCCGATTCATTACACGGATTTTTATCTATGGATAAGAATTCAATAACTCGGTATGCCTATGATGACATGTTTTTTGTATGGGCTAATCCAACAATGGATAGAAACGGTAATATCTATATAGCAAATGAGCCTGACATTATATCGCTAGATTATAATGGAAACCTTCGATGGCGGCTTACTAATGTATTTTATGGTTCTTCTATAAGCTGTGATAAAGATGGAAGGGTATATTTTGTGGATGGGTTGGGTACCCTAAAATGTATAGATAGCGAGGGACAAGTCATCTGGGAAATCCCAAATATTGGAAGAGCCTATGAATCTTTAACTATTGCGAATAATAAGTTATACTTTGGAGCAATTTCAGATAGCCGTAAATATTTTTACTGTATAAAGTAA
- a CDS encoding iron hydrogenase small subunit: MGNYKSSRAPISQKANVIEIPEHPEYIGGTVSVEINEKKIHVPLGTTILEACRQNQIHIPTLCHHEDLCVAGVCRICVVEIEGMKTLQASCAFPITAPIKIKTTTNAVRKARKHIIELLLSEHCGECYSCFRNNNCELQSLAKEYGIDHYNFGHVEYPRYKIDNSSFSVVRDMDKCILCKRCVRTCIDLQEVGVLEAINRGDATKIGTFFNKPLADVICINCGQCINRCPTGALRANDPRDEIWEAIDNPEKHVVIQTAPSPRAAIGEEFGIEPGHSFTGEMNTALRRIGFDKVFDTNFTADLTIIEEGTELLLRIYKALVLKDNSVVIPQFTSCSPGWVKYLEHFYPEYIPNLSSAKSPQQMFGALIKTFYAEKTGIDPKNIVSVAVMPCSAKKFECNRPEMTDSGFKDVDYGLTTRELAQMIKEAGIYLPEMPRSHFDDPFGEASGAGLIFGATGGVMEAALRTVIELVTGIKVENVFKNANIEVVRGFEGIRYAELPITEVGPVPKLLQHLVPDWNWLKGVTLKIAVAHGTANAKKIMENIKAGGKFSECHFIEFMACPGGCIGGGGQPIPTTAEIRKKRAEAIYKEEESLPTRKSHENRHVTDIYEMFLIDGPCGHKSHKLLHTHYTKRGKFIS, from the coding sequence ATGGGAAACTATAAATCGTCACGAGCACCCATAAGCCAGAAGGCTAATGTAATTGAAATCCCGGAACATCCGGAGTATATCGGCGGAACGGTCTCTGTTGAGATAAATGAGAAGAAAATTCACGTGCCGTTAGGGACAACTATCCTGGAAGCCTGCAGGCAAAATCAAATTCATATACCCACCCTTTGCCACCACGAAGATTTGTGTGTCGCCGGTGTTTGCAGGATCTGCGTTGTCGAAATTGAAGGAATGAAAACTCTACAGGCGTCCTGTGCTTTCCCTATTACAGCCCCAATTAAAATTAAGACAACAACAAACGCAGTCCGTAAAGCAAGGAAACACATTATTGAACTATTGCTGAGTGAACATTGCGGTGAATGTTATTCCTGCTTCAGAAATAATAATTGTGAACTCCAATCACTCGCCAAAGAATATGGAATTGATCACTACAACTTTGGGCATGTAGAATACCCAAGATATAAAATTGATAATTCCTCCTTTTCCGTTGTTCGTGATATGGACAAATGCATTTTGTGCAAACGATGTGTTAGAACTTGTATTGATCTGCAGGAGGTGGGAGTTCTTGAGGCGATCAATCGGGGTGATGCAACAAAGATCGGCACGTTTTTTAATAAACCGCTTGCTGATGTAATCTGCATTAACTGCGGGCAGTGTATTAACCGCTGTCCAACCGGAGCCTTGCGTGCAAATGATCCGCGCGATGAAATTTGGGAAGCAATAGATAACCCTGAAAAGCACGTCGTAATTCAAACTGCTCCCTCCCCGCGTGCAGCAATTGGTGAAGAGTTTGGAATTGAACCCGGTCACTCATTTACCGGTGAAATGAATACTGCATTACGGCGGATTGGCTTTGACAAAGTGTTTGATACGAACTTTACTGCCGATTTAACAATCATCGAAGAAGGTACTGAATTGCTTTTGCGCATTTATAAAGCTTTAGTCCTCAAAGATAATTCCGTAGTTATTCCGCAGTTTACTTCCTGCTCGCCGGGGTGGGTAAAATATCTTGAACATTTTTATCCCGAATATATCCCCAATTTAAGCTCTGCAAAATCACCGCAGCAAATGTTTGGTGCGCTTATTAAAACTTTCTATGCAGAAAAAACCGGTATTGATCCGAAGAATATTGTTTCAGTTGCCGTGATGCCATGCTCGGCAAAAAAATTTGAGTGCAACAGACCCGAGATGACTGACTCCGGTTTCAAAGATGTGGATTACGGGCTTACAACAAGAGAGCTTGCACAGATGATAAAAGAAGCCGGTATCTATCTGCCCGAAATGCCCCGCTCCCATTTTGATGATCCGTTCGGTGAAGCTTCAGGGGCAGGATTAATCTTTGGCGCAACAGGGGGAGTGATGGAAGCTGCATTGCGGACTGTAATTGAACTTGTAACCGGAATTAAAGTTGAAAACGTCTTTAAGAATGCCAACATCGAGGTAGTACGAGGGTTTGAAGGAATACGATACGCCGAACTTCCTATCACTGAAGTTGGTCCGGTTCCAAAATTACTTCAGCATCTTGTGCCTGATTGGAACTGGCTTAAAGGTGTAACTCTTAAAATTGCAGTTGCACACGGAACAGCCAATGCGAAAAAAATAATGGAGAACATTAAAGCGGGGGGTAAGTTCAGTGAATGTCACTTCATAGAATTTATGGCTTGCCCGGGAGGCTGTATTGGCGGCGGCGGACAGCCTATACCAACGACTGCGGAAATACGAAAGAAACGCGCTGAGGCAATCTATAAAGAAGAAGAATCTTTGCCTACAAGAAAATCACACGAGAACAGACACGTAACTGATATTTACGAAATGTTTTTAATCGATGGACCTTGCGGACATAAATCGCATAAGCTTCTTCATACACACTACACGAAAAGGGGGAAGTTTATTTCATAG
- the hydF gene encoding [FeFe] hydrogenase H-cluster maturation GTPase HydF, whose amino-acid sequence MKSAPKSERPHIAIIGRRNAGKSSLVNALIGQEISIVSPTAGTTTDPVKKSIELLPYGPVVIVDTAGIDDKGELGLKRISKTIKAISSADFAVLVVDAREVLSEEELELIDYLNKINLSFIIAVNKIEFGVNTLLLTEIKEMRLTHFEISCKENAGIDDLKLKIIRMLPAESESPLLSDIVGQGDVVVLVVPIDHGAPKGRLILPQVQTIREALDEDTIVIVTKDKELPSALSSLKQSPDLVITDSQAIKKVAADVQEKIKLTTFSILMARHKGDLPTFVKGLKRVDELQDGDKILIAESCTHHAQEDDIGRIKIPRWLRLHTKKDLIIDIKSGEDFPENLSDYKLIIHCGGCMFTRKTMLTRIKEAKLLNVPIVNYGVLISYIHGAMPRVIMPFPDAANEWQKSFIST is encoded by the coding sequence ATGAAATCCGCACCAAAATCCGAACGCCCGCATATTGCAATTATTGGAAGAAGAAACGCCGGAAAATCTTCGTTGGTGAATGCATTGATAGGGCAGGAAATATCAATTGTAAGTCCTACGGCAGGCACGACAACCGATCCGGTTAAGAAATCAATTGAACTTTTACCGTATGGCCCAGTAGTGATTGTCGATACTGCCGGCATAGATGATAAGGGGGAGCTTGGTTTAAAAAGAATTAGTAAAACAATTAAAGCTATTAGCTCGGCTGACTTTGCTGTATTGGTTGTGGATGCGCGCGAGGTATTGTCCGAAGAGGAGCTTGAACTTATTGATTATCTTAATAAAATTAATTTATCCTTCATCATTGCTGTAAACAAAATCGAATTCGGAGTTAATACACTTCTTCTTACAGAAATAAAAGAGATGAGGTTGACTCACTTTGAAATTTCTTGTAAAGAAAATGCAGGCATTGATGATTTGAAATTAAAAATAATCAGGATGCTGCCTGCCGAATCTGAATCTCCATTATTAAGTGATATTGTTGGACAGGGCGACGTTGTTGTACTGGTTGTTCCAATTGATCATGGAGCACCAAAAGGCAGGCTGATTCTTCCGCAGGTACAAACTATTCGCGAGGCTCTTGATGAAGATACAATAGTCATTGTCACAAAGGATAAAGAACTTCCTTCCGCTTTGTCAAGTTTAAAACAATCACCCGATTTGGTAATCACTGATAGCCAGGCAATTAAGAAGGTTGCAGCGGATGTTCAAGAAAAAATAAAACTTACAACATTTTCTATTTTGATGGCTCGCCACAAAGGAGATCTCCCTACTTTTGTGAAAGGATTAAAAAGAGTTGACGAGTTACAGGATGGGGATAAAATTTTAATCGCCGAATCCTGTACTCATCATGCACAGGAAGATGATATCGGTAGAATTAAAATCCCCCGGTGGCTGAGGCTTCATACAAAAAAAGATTTAATAATTGATATAAAGAGCGGTGAGGATTTTCCAGAAAACCTTTCCGATTATAAACTAATTATACATTGCGGTGGTTGTATGTTCACCCGTAAAACAATGTTGACAAGAATAAAAGAAGCGAAACTTCTAAACGTACCTATTGTAAATTATGGTGTTTTAATTTCCTACATTCATGGTGCTATGCCCAGAGTCATAATGCCCTTCCCTGATGCTGCGAATGAATGGCAAAAGAGTTTCATCTCAACTTAA
- the hydG gene encoding [FeFe] hydrogenase H-cluster radical SAM maturase HydG, translating to MEFIDERLINSLLEDESLGDQNYQRAIIEKAGEAKGLSLRESASLLNINNPEILEELFHKAKEVKEKIYGNRLVLFAPLYITNLCVNNCLYCAFRKDNLELKRRSLDLNEIEEEARYLVLQGQKRILLVAGEHPKKASVHFIGQAIERIYSVNLNGNNIRRLNVNAAPMSLDNFKTLKSFGIGTYQCFQETYHFKTYEQMHTSGPKSDYAYRLYAMDRAFQAGIDDLGIGALFGLTDYKFETLALLMHAAYLDRVYGVGPHTISMPRLEPALNAPAALQPPHAVDDISFKKIIAAIRLSVPYTGMILSTRERAELRRELFAVGISQISAGSRTAPGSYKESQESLDDHELEQFQLGDHRPLDEVVQDITRLGYMPSFCTACYRSNRTGDRFMELAKSGNIGKICVPNALATFKEYLLDFASPTTREVGEDFLKEELLKTNDKTRKKIDMMIDRVSSGDRDVYL from the coding sequence ATGGAATTTATTGACGAGAGATTAATCAATTCATTATTAGAAGATGAATCATTGGGCGATCAAAATTATCAACGAGCTATTATCGAAAAAGCTGGTGAAGCAAAAGGTCTTTCGCTTCGTGAAAGCGCGTCATTGTTGAATATTAACAACCCTGAAATTCTTGAAGAATTATTTCACAAGGCAAAAGAAGTAAAAGAAAAAATTTACGGCAACAGACTTGTTTTGTTCGCTCCTCTTTACATTACAAATCTTTGTGTTAACAATTGTCTTTACTGTGCATTTAGAAAAGATAACCTCGAACTGAAAAGAAGATCACTCGACCTAAATGAAATTGAGGAGGAGGCAAGATATCTTGTTCTACAGGGGCAGAAGAGGATACTGCTTGTTGCCGGCGAACATCCTAAAAAAGCAAGTGTTCATTTTATCGGGCAGGCAATCGAAAGAATTTATAGTGTAAACTTGAATGGAAATAATATCAGAAGGTTGAATGTAAATGCTGCTCCAATGTCACTTGATAATTTTAAAACATTAAAAAGTTTTGGGATAGGAACATATCAATGCTTTCAAGAGACTTATCACTTTAAAACCTATGAACAGATGCATACATCCGGTCCAAAGAGTGATTACGCCTACCGGCTTTATGCAATGGATAGAGCATTTCAAGCAGGTATTGATGATCTGGGGATAGGGGCGTTGTTTGGTTTGACTGATTATAAATTTGAAACTCTCGCATTACTTATGCACGCAGCATACCTTGATAGAGTTTATGGAGTTGGTCCACACACAATCTCAATGCCGAGGCTTGAGCCAGCATTAAATGCTCCGGCGGCACTTCAACCGCCGCATGCTGTTGATGATATTTCATTTAAAAAAATAATTGCAGCCATAAGGCTTTCTGTTCCCTATACAGGGATGATACTATCAACAAGGGAGAGGGCTGAATTACGAAGAGAATTATTTGCCGTTGGTATTTCGCAAATAAGTGCAGGCAGCAGAACTGCCCCCGGCAGCTATAAAGAATCTCAGGAAAGTTTAGACGATCATGAACTTGAACAATTTCAACTCGGTGATCACAGACCGCTGGACGAAGTCGTGCAGGATATTACACGACTTGGTTACATGCCAAGCTTCTGTACTGCCTGTTACAGAAGCAACCGAACAGGTGATAGATTTATGGAGCTTGCAAAATCCGGAAATATTGGGAAGATTTGTGTGCCGAACGCCCTTGCAACTTTTAAAGAATATCTGCTCGATTTTGCTTCACCCACAACCAGGGAGGTGGGAGAAGATTTTTTAAAAGAAGAATTGCTAAAAACCAACGATAAAACGAGGAAGAAAATTGATATGATGATAGATCGTGTAAGTTCAGGTGACAGAGATGTTTATTTATAA
- the hydE gene encoding [FeFe] hydrogenase H-cluster radical SAM maturase HydE, protein MVLDDLLHKSDLSKEELAFLLQLQSKADLEKLITRADEVRKQYCGDEVHLRGIIEFSNNCEQECLYCGLRKGNYALIRYRMNEEEILRAAKDIIALGIKTIVLQSGEDFYYSGSYFARVIRGIKNIADVAVTLSVGEREFTDYKLWRQAGADRYLLKHETANPKLYSIYHQRQKLLDRIKHLRFLKSIGFQIGSGNIIGLPHQTLEDIADDILLCKELNVDMASFSPFIPSENTPYSSKEQCSVELAVKTLAVTRIVLRDSHIPATTALATIHPHGRELALQAGANIIMPNFTPQPYKGNYLIYANKNRADDDDAGYLERIKKVITSAGRKIGETPGHSLKMKNVQLTIKQ, encoded by the coding sequence ATGGTGCTTGATGATCTATTACATAAGTCTGACTTGAGTAAAGAAGAATTAGCCTTTCTGCTTCAACTTCAAAGCAAAGCTGATTTAGAAAAACTCATTACTCGTGCTGATGAAGTAAGAAAACAATATTGCGGTGATGAAGTACACTTACGAGGTATAATTGAGTTTTCAAATAACTGCGAACAGGAGTGCCTTTACTGTGGGTTGAGGAAGGGGAACTACGCACTAATCAGATACAGAATGAATGAAGAAGAAATTCTTCGAGCTGCTAAAGATATTATTGCTCTTGGCATTAAAACTATTGTGCTTCAATCAGGCGAAGATTTTTATTACTCGGGAAGTTACTTTGCCCGCGTAATTCGCGGGATTAAAAACATTGCCGACGTGGCAGTTACTCTAAGCGTGGGGGAAAGAGAATTTACCGATTACAAACTTTGGCGGCAAGCCGGCGCTGATCGCTATCTGTTAAAACACGAAACAGCAAATCCAAAACTTTATTCTATCTATCATCAGAGGCAAAAACTATTAGATAGAATTAAGCATCTTCGATTTCTCAAATCTATCGGTTTTCAAATTGGCAGCGGAAATATTATTGGTCTACCTCATCAAACATTAGAAGATATTGCCGATGATATTTTACTTTGTAAAGAATTGAATGTTGATATGGCTTCATTCAGTCCATTCATTCCTTCAGAAAATACTCCATACAGCAGTAAAGAACAATGTAGTGTTGAACTTGCTGTCAAAACTCTTGCTGTTACAAGAATCGTACTCCGTGATTCACACATACCTGCAACAACTGCACTTGCAACTATTCATCCGCACGGCAGGGAGTTGGCATTGCAAGCTGGTGCGAATATTATCATGCCAAATTTTACACCCCAGCCTTACAAAGGGAATTATTTAATATACGCTAATAAAAACCGCGCTGATGATGACGATGCCGGATATTTAGAACGGATAAAAAAAGTCATAACTTCTGCAGGAAGAAAAATTGGAGAGACACCGGGACATTCATTGAAAATGAAAAATGTACAATTAACAATTAAACAATAA
- a CDS encoding protein kinase: MRTSFPNSKVIKTDVSSAFSNSYAIKSNALSILLLLLAFSLQFISCSKSDNAIEEEEVADDSTDVWYKQADIELGSKIRMFSSSTGVAVSRGRGNIPGNVYKYENGKWNSIFNFPYSDFPLIGQYDSTKTWVINHLTHTGHYKPVLTELSSNGKKEIDIPNVKWDDTDFAMWKALSITKDGSAWLAGQQGNILFYNKKRWMAQSSPVNRDSLSNFLSGDINDLFMFDSKNGWGVGKDGLIIRCIESKWRKVASPTNNHLEKIWMANKNFGWITGQNGTLLKFDGKKWEVQRIETADHLLSIKGIDSTYAIAVGANSSMFEYDGKIWKRNIDAVSIEDNFLDVDFVLESNHNQKTWIIGDNGIYTNSKTIGFSFTDFTSRASLRPNSRGGIFFNHGDHSAPDLLSLPSDGPAVIYENNGRGIFTEYKYNEDSSDPLRSSNFTAVADFNNDGENDIIQIYYADKFKVYLGSGNSFRDFSDKSNLNFEFINPASLLSGSASDFDNDGNLDLLIWNYDGRSYFYKNNGAAKFASVSNETGLPLNKKLPVNTMLNGDFNNDGLTDIFLVYRIPVAHKYFSLYLNKGNFRFEEKTLPEFKSPNNLSLNSNSACTADFNNDGWLDVFIQNQQAPPILFINKGDASFDNQSERAGFNEIIFNPEPLNGCASACDVNNDGWTDLFVSSKLFLNSKRMNFREVSQETGINFAGNPSFADIDNDGDNDLFVGISEAIGEKGNKCVLYRNNLNRNNYLKVKLFPDVSNRSGAGVKLSLTGFDKKGNIISNEFCTSGCGSSPTLQNMNEVILALPQNIKYNLNVVFPGGNKLRYDNITHGSVLEVYESTFFKRLFVLSSKSIQRTFLLIDLPIEIIKMIIILIIIGLFYFAAIKFRAKEVTGYYFIPITLLLIYLLIVHFTINEPWLISSAISFSVIPALGVSFIYTMKNYLEKKNAKYISHYRIEEKIGEGGMGTVYKVCDTITKKNVALKLMNPALLQDAENKKRFSGEGQLLSSFNHPNIVKVFETSEADDKFFIAMEFLEGGTLKELLQKNYPLDKLLIKKIMTQICAGLAEIHSHKVVHRDLKTNNIMLDSSGEIRIMDFGLSKSTLVSTMTSLGTVIGTLGYVAPEQVTNINSDHRTDIFSVGVIFYELLTNTLPFKGENEIALIHSIFNNIPPPPSSINNLTGKLEDEIAEKCLQKDPAQRYQSVQELILELNKL; this comes from the coding sequence TTGAGAACGAGCTTTCCAAATAGTAAAGTGATAAAAACTGATGTGAGTAGTGCGTTCTCTAATTCGTACGCCATTAAATCAAATGCTTTATCAATTCTGCTTTTACTGTTAGCATTTTCACTTCAATTTATCTCCTGTAGTAAATCGGACAACGCAATTGAGGAGGAGGAAGTTGCGGATGATTCAACAGATGTGTGGTACAAACAGGCTGATATTGAACTTGGTTCAAAAATACGAATGTTTTCATCTTCAACCGGCGTTGCAGTTTCACGCGGCCGCGGGAATATTCCTGGTAATGTTTATAAATATGAAAATGGAAAGTGGAATTCAATATTCAATTTTCCTTATTCTGATTTCCCTCTAATTGGGCAGTATGATTCGACAAAAACTTGGGTAATAAATCACTTGACGCATACAGGTCATTATAAACCTGTACTTACAGAACTAAGTTCAAATGGTAAAAAAGAAATTGATATTCCTAATGTTAAATGGGATGATACTGATTTTGCAATGTGGAAAGCCCTCTCCATAACAAAAGACGGATCAGCGTGGCTCGCAGGTCAACAGGGCAATATTCTTTTTTATAATAAGAAAAGGTGGATGGCTCAATCAAGCCCGGTGAATAGAGATTCTCTTTCTAATTTTCTTTCGGGTGACATAAATGATTTGTTCATGTTTGATTCAAAAAACGGCTGGGGGGTGGGCAAAGATGGTTTGATAATCAGATGTATCGAATCTAAATGGCGAAAGGTTGCTTCGCCGACAAATAATCATCTGGAAAAAATCTGGATGGCTAATAAAAATTTTGGTTGGATCACCGGACAGAATGGAACTCTTTTAAAATTTGATGGAAAGAAATGGGAGGTTCAGAGAATTGAAACAGCCGATCATCTCCTCTCAATAAAAGGAATTGATTCAACTTATGCCATCGCAGTAGGTGCTAATTCTTCAATGTTTGAATATGACGGTAAAATTTGGAAAAGAAACATTGATGCGGTGAGCATAGAAGATAATTTTTTAGATGTTGATTTCGTTTTGGAATCTAACCACAACCAAAAAACATGGATTATCGGCGACAATGGAATTTACACTAACTCCAAAACGATTGGATTCTCATTTACTGATTTTACTTCGCGAGCTTCGTTAAGACCAAACAGCCGCGGTGGAATATTTTTTAATCACGGTGATCACTCTGCACCTGATTTACTTTCGCTGCCTTCAGATGGACCTGCCGTGATTTATGAAAATAATGGCAGGGGTATTTTTACGGAATATAAATACAACGAAGATTCTTCCGATCCGCTTAGAAGTTCTAACTTTACTGCAGTTGCTGATTTTAACAACGATGGTGAAAATGATATTATTCAAATTTATTATGCGGACAAATTTAAAGTATATCTTGGCAGTGGAAATTCATTCAGAGATTTTTCAGATAAATCAAATCTCAATTTTGAGTTTATCAATCCGGCTTCTCTTCTATCGGGCAGCGCTTCTGATTTTGATAACGACGGCAACCTTGATCTATTGATTTGGAATTATGACGGACGATCGTATTTCTATAAAAATAATGGCGCAGCAAAGTTTGCGTCTGTTAGCAATGAAACAGGTTTACCGCTAAACAAAAAATTACCTGTCAATACAATGTTGAATGGAGATTTTAATAATGATGGTCTTACCGATATATTTTTAGTATATCGCATCCCTGTTGCTCACAAATACTTTTCGCTTTATTTAAACAAGGGTAATTTTCGCTTTGAAGAAAAAACACTACCGGAATTTAAATCACCAAATAATTTATCGCTCAATTCCAATTCGGCTTGCACCGCAGATTTTAATAATGACGGCTGGTTAGATGTGTTTATTCAGAATCAGCAAGCCCCTCCTATTTTATTTATAAACAAAGGTGATGCTTCATTTGATAACCAATCAGAACGAGCCGGTTTTAACGAAATCATTTTTAATCCCGAACCATTAAACGGATGTGCTTCGGCTTGCGATGTTAATAATGATGGGTGGACAGATTTGTTCGTCAGCTCAAAATTGTTTTTGAATTCAAAACGGATGAACTTTCGTGAAGTTAGTCAGGAAACAGGAATTAATTTTGCCGGTAACCCTTCCTTTGCTGATATTGATAATGACGGCGACAACGATTTGTTTGTTGGAATCAGTGAAGCAATAGGCGAAAAGGGCAATAAATGCGTGCTTTATAGAAATAACCTCAATAGAAATAATTATCTGAAAGTTAAATTATTCCCCGACGTGTCCAATCGTTCCGGTGCAGGTGTGAAATTATCCCTGACAGGCTTTGATAAAAAGGGAAATATAATCTCAAATGAGTTTTGCACTTCCGGCTGCGGATCGTCGCCGACACTGCAAAATATGAATGAAGTCATTTTAGCATTGCCACAAAATATCAAGTACAATTTAAATGTTGTTTTTCCCGGCGGGAATAAATTGAGATACGATAATATTACGCACGGATCTGTTCTTGAAGTTTATGAATCAACTTTCTTTAAAAGATTATTTGTCCTTTCGTCTAAATCTATTCAAAGAACATTCTTATTAATAGATCTTCCAATTGAAATTATTAAGATGATAATAATACTCATTATTATCGGCTTATTTTATTTTGCGGCAATAAAATTTAGAGCTAAAGAAGTCACTGGATATTATTTCATTCCTATAACCTTATTATTGATCTATTTGCTTATCGTTCATTTCACAATAAATGAACCGTGGCTTATTTCGTCGGCGATTTCCTTTTCTGTAATTCCCGCGCTTGGTGTTTCTTTTATTTATACTATGAAAAATTATCTGGAAAAGAAAAACGCAAAGTATATTTCGCATTATCGAATTGAGGAGAAAATAGGTGAAGGTGGAATGGGCACTGTTTATAAAGTTTGTGATACTATCACAAAAAAAAATGTCGCCCTAAAATTGATGAACCCCGCCTTGCTTCAAGATGCAGAAAATAAAAAAAGATTTTCAGGAGAAGGGCAGCTTCTTTCTTCATTCAACCATCCGAATATTGTAAAAGTATTTGAGACAAGCGAAGCTGACGATAAATTTTTTATTGCAATGGAATTTCTCGAAGGAGGCACATTAAAAGAATTGCTCCAAAAAAATTATCCGCTTGATAAATTATTAATAAAAAAGATAATGACTCAAATCTGTGCAGGGCTGGCAGAAATTCATTCGCACAAAGTTGTTCATCGCGATTTGAAGACTAATAACATCATGCTTGATTCTTCAGGCGAGATTAGAATTATGGATTTTGGTTTGTCAAAGTCAACACTCGTATCAACAATGACATCACTCGGGACTGTAATTGGAACTCTTGGCTATGTGGCACCGGAACAAGTGACTAATATTAATTCTGACCATCGAACTGATATTTTTTCGGTTGGGGTTATTTTTTATGAACTACTAACCAATACCTTACCGTTCAAAGGTGAAAATGAAATTGCTCTCATTCATTCTATTTTTAATAATATTCCGCCACCGCCTTCTTCAATTAATAATCTTACCGGGAAATTGGAAGATGAGATTGCAGAGAAATGCTTGCAGAAGGATCCTGCACAAAGGTACCAAAGTGTACAAGAATTAATTTTAGAATTGAATAAACTTTAG